The Lycium barbarum isolate Lr01 chromosome 4, ASM1917538v2, whole genome shotgun sequence nucleotide sequence GCTGCACttaatgacccgaattggaaaaattctatgcaagatgaatataatgctcttattgatagtaagacttgggagttggtccctcgtcttccaaatgctaatattattcggtctttatggatttttcggcataaaaagaaatctgatgattcttttgagaggcataaatcccgtcttgtaggtgatggcaggtctcaatgggaaggtgttgattgtaacaagactttcagtccggtggtCAACCCGACAACTATCCGTGTGGTTTttactattgttttatctcactcttggcccattcaccaGCTTGATGTAAAGAATGCTTTTTTACATGGCAATTTGAATGAGACCGTATATATGTATCAGCCTCTGGGATTCCGGGATCCAGCTCGTCCtgatcatgtctgtctcttgagTAAGTCTCTTTATGGTTTGAAACAGGCACCACGGCCTTGGTATCAGCGTTTTGCTGAATATGTGGCAACCATTGGTTTCTCACATAGTACATCTGACAACTCTCTCTTCACTTATTGTCGTGGAAAAGATATTTCTTACattttgttatatgtggatgatattattctaacagcatcttcagactctctcagactcggtattatgtccaagttagctacggcatttgcaatgaaagacttgggtccgttgagctattttttgggAATTGTTGTCTCCCGAGACAAAAATAGTCTCTTTATGTCTCAGAGTTCTTATGCAAAGGATATTCTTGACCAGGCAGGCATGTCACAGTGTAAGCCTTGCCCCACTCCTGTTGACACAAAAGGCAAACTCAACGCTTCTTCAAGCGCCCCGTATGAAGATCCTACGAAGTATCGTCGTCTGGCAGGTGCTTTGCAATACTTGACATTCACTCGGCCTGACATATCATACATCGTCCAACAGGTTTGCTTGTTTATGCATGACCCCAAAGTCCATcatatggaagcattaaaacgCATTTTGCGTTACGTTAGAGGTACGATTGACTTTGGCACACATTTATACAAGTCCTCTCTCCAGTCACTACTATCATATACAGATGCTGATTGGGGAGGATGTCTAGACACTCGACGCTCCACATCGGGTTATTGTGTCTAtcttggggataacttgatttcttggtcttccaagcgccaacctactctatctaagtcaagtggggttgctaatgttgtctctgagtcttgttggattcgtaatctgttgcttgaactcaattgtcctattcgtaaagcaactttggtctattgtgataatgtgagtgccatttacttgtctggaaatccggtacaacatcaacataccaagcatattgaaatggacattcactcTGTTCGTGAAAAGGTTAGGCGAGGCGAAGTTCGTGTCCTACATGTTccgtcccgttatcagattgctGACATCTTCACCAAAGGTCTTTTGCGCGTACTATTTGATGATTTTCGGGAAAGTCTAatcgttcgtaaacctcccgcttcgactgccgggggggggggggtgttagattatgtaattatttagtcaaatatattttgtaatcttctattttaggatagcatatggtagaattatttagtcaaattagttcctaatttgtagcctacaattaggttgtaaatcatgtatatcaacccATTCAAGGGAACAAAATAATCAAGGAAAACATTCTTTTACACTTCATAGAGAAGAGGTGCTGAAGCCATTGAAGGTTATTGGCCTGGAGTGAAGAATCACCACTGAGATCAAGAAACTGCAAGCGTGACAGAGATCAAGAAACTGCAAGCGTGACAGATTCCCAAGATATTCAGGAATTGTTCCTCTAAACTTGGAATTTGACAAATTGAGATACTCTAGGTTCTTCAAAGTGGAAATAAACTCAGGAATCTGTGCCCCGCGGAAATCATTTTGGCTCAGGTCTAAGTGTCTTAAATAGGGTAAGTCAGGCAAAAAAATCCCGGACTCACCTTGCAACAATTGCTTGCGCAGATCAAGAGTGATCACATGCCCGGTTGTGTTGTCGCATTCAACACCTTCCCACCTGCAGCAGTTCTCCTCGAGCATCCAAGACAACATGCTCCGTGATGGATTCTTGAAACCTTGCCTGAACTTGATAAGAGCATTTTTTTCACTCTCAATGCAATGAATGCCTGAATAAATAGAACTAGTTTGCGCACAGGAAAATCCATCTAAAATAGCTACAAGAATGAGAAGGAAAAGTAAAGTTACACCATCCATGAGCAGTAACTAAATTTTATCAATAATCAAGATTATCAGAGCAAATTTTACTAGAAAATTTTCAAAAGAATAGATAAACAGTGTGTTCAAAGCAGAAAGCGACTATTTATAATTTGTTGACTTGACTTGTGCATTGTGTGTGTTTGCGGGTTTCCCAGAAATTGCATATTATACCAGAAAGGCCTAATACATATGTGGCCTCTTGAATTTGTCAAACATTTTTCATTTAGGCACCTCAACTGAGGGCATAACCTATTAAACCCCTTATCTATATTCAAATTGTGTCTATTAAACAATTTTTTCAATAAATTTTTTGTGATAAGTATTaactgaaaaagaaaaagaaggccCCCACGCCCCGAGGGTCCTTCCCCCGAACTCTATGTTTTCTTTGATGGTGGTCGTGGATTTCTAGCTGTGTTCATGGGAAATTCAGTTGGGTCTTGGATTAATTAATGAAGATAACGTGAGAGTGAAAAGGGTTCTTTGGTTGAGAATCTAGCAAGTTTAATAAGTGTTGTAGTTGGAAGATATTAATTTCTTTTTGTTCTATGCTAGTTAAGGTTGGTAATGATCCTTTTTTGTATGTACTTGCTGCTTTAAATTTGAGGTTTTCATCACTTTAAAATGGTGATAATCTGCAAAGGAGAGAAAGGGTGTTGATGGTGGATTGGAGGTCAGCAGACAAAGGGGTGAGGGAGAGAGagagcagaaaaaaaaaaaaaaaaaaaaaaaaggcaaattaGGATTCAATAACTCTCGTGTAATACACTCTCCATGACAATCAGCAATTTGTGTCTAATAGACACAATTTCAATATAGATTAAGTGCTTAATAGGTCACACCCTTAGTGGAGGTGCCTAAATGGAATATATTGACAAGTTCCAGCGAGCTACATATGTATTAGGCCTGCCAGAAATGATATGAAAACGAATGGAAAAAGACAAAAAGCAAAACATAGATAAGAATAAAGAAGGGTACATTCATGCTTTTTTTGGATGATTGTTAAATATGTGTCGTGTATCATATTATATTCTACTGTATTGATTGTTTTTATGAATACAATTGGTTGGATAGATTTTATCGTTTTTTGTCACCCGTCAGCAATTTGGAGGATAAAAAGTTAGGGTGAAGAATAAAATAGAATTATCATAATCTATTATTAAAAGTAGGAAGCTCCAAAGTTAAAAGTTAAAATACTAAAATAGCCCCATAAAGTTGATGAGTGACTATAATAGCCTTCACTTAAACACTATTATCATTTACCTTTCAATATTTACTGTAAATGTGTGCAATTTATGTACACCTAAAGAATAGTACTACACTAAACGATTGTTAATCATTTCAAGACTCTTAATAGCATCAAGCCAAGTTTCTCTACGTTTCAATTCAAAACATGGATAAGTTGAAGAGTTAGTAGTCTCAAAGATTTTTTGGAAGAAGAAGGGTCAATTAGGACTCTtaaattgtgttgtgttgtgcaAGATCCAATCTGTGTTTGTTCAAGTGGCTCTAGAAATCTGCTTACACTTAACTTTCTTCTTCAATT carries:
- the LOC132637872 gene encoding receptor-like protein EIX2, whose translation is MDGVTLLFLLILVAILDGFSCAQTSSIYSGIHCIESEKNALIKFRQGFKNPSRSMLSWMLEENCCRWEGVECDNTTGHVITLDLRKQLLQGESGIFLPDLPYLRHLDLSQNDFRGAQIPEFISTLKNLEYLNLSNSKFRGTIPEYLGNLSRLQFLDLCHACSFLISVVILHSRPITFNGFSTSSL